In one window of Chryseobacterium phocaeense DNA:
- the kdsB gene encoding 3-deoxy-manno-octulosonate cytidylyltransferase: MKIIAVIPARYEASRFPAKLMQMLGEKTVITTTYKNVVETELFDEVFVATDSKIIFDEIVKNGGKAVMTGQHETGSDRIAEAVQNIDCDIVINVQGDEPFLKLEPLKQLIQVFKEDDNQEISLASLKIKLTEKEEIENPNNVKVITDNSGFALYFSRSVIPFHREISYEVAYYKHIGVYAFRKHALLQFSKLEMKPLEISEKIECIRYLEYGMKIKLIETNFIGVGIDTPEDLEKARKLI; encoded by the coding sequence ATGAAAATCATCGCTGTTATTCCCGCACGTTACGAAGCCAGCCGTTTTCCGGCCAAGCTGATGCAGATGCTGGGAGAAAAAACCGTCATTACCACAACGTATAAGAATGTTGTGGAGACAGAACTGTTTGATGAAGTTTTTGTAGCAACGGATTCAAAAATTATTTTTGATGAAATTGTGAAGAATGGAGGAAAAGCAGTGATGACCGGGCAACATGAAACCGGAAGCGACCGTATTGCGGAAGCGGTACAGAACATCGACTGTGATATTGTGATCAACGTTCAGGGTGACGAACCTTTCCTTAAGCTGGAGCCTCTGAAACAGCTTATTCAGGTATTTAAAGAAGATGATAATCAGGAAATTTCACTGGCTTCCCTAAAAATAAAACTGACGGAAAAAGAAGAAATTGAAAACCCGAATAACGTAAAAGTGATCACCGATAATAGCGGATTTGCCCTTTATTTCAGCCGTTCTGTGATTCCTTTTCACCGGGAAATTTCTTACGAGGTAGCGTATTACAAACACATTGGAGTATATGCCTTCCGAAAACATGCCCTGCTTCAATTCTCAAAACTGGAAATGAAACCTCTTGAAATATCAGAAAAGATAGAATGTATCCGTTATCTCGAATATGGGATGAAGATCAAGCTAATTGAAACCAATTTCATCGGAGTGGGGATTGATACACCGGAAGATCTGGAAAAAGCAAGAAAACTGATTTAA
- a CDS encoding pyridoxal phosphate-dependent aminotransferase, with translation MKVSKLAANLIGSEIVKIGNEVNDLKAKGAEIANLTIGDLNSNLYPIPALLKEEIQKAYQNNLTNYPPANGLLSLRKEVSKDLKSRWNLDYSPNDILITAGSRPLIYAVYKTIVDEGDKVVYPTPSWNNNHYAYLTSAEAVEVKTTAETNFLPTADDLRPHLGGAVLLALCSPLNPTGTMFTKEQLSEICELVLEENKKRGENEKPLYLMYDQIYSNLTFGADHVDPVSLFPELKEYTIYIDGISKCLAATGVRVGWGFGPSHILDKMKALLTHVGAWAPKPEQEATAKFFENPENVNVFVEDFKGKLEESLKVLHGGIQDLKGKGLAVDSIEPMGALYLTIRLDYIGKTKPDGSVINDSSDLVFYLINDAGVALVPFSAFGEAKSEPWFRASVGGLAVDEIKVMLPKLENALNALK, from the coding sequence GTGAAAGTTTCAAAATTAGCGGCGAACCTGATCGGTTCCGAAATTGTAAAAATTGGTAATGAAGTAAATGATTTAAAAGCAAAAGGAGCGGAAATAGCCAATCTTACTATTGGTGACCTGAATTCTAATCTCTATCCCATTCCGGCACTGCTGAAGGAAGAGATTCAGAAGGCCTATCAGAATAACCTGACGAATTATCCGCCTGCCAACGGACTTTTATCTTTAAGAAAAGAAGTTTCCAAAGACCTGAAAAGCAGATGGAACCTTGATTATTCACCAAACGATATCTTAATTACAGCCGGATCAAGACCTTTGATCTATGCGGTTTACAAAACCATTGTTGACGAAGGAGACAAAGTAGTATATCCTACACCTTCATGGAACAACAATCACTACGCGTACCTGACTTCTGCAGAAGCTGTAGAAGTGAAAACAACAGCTGAAACCAATTTCCTTCCAACAGCAGATGATCTGAGACCGCACTTGGGAGGTGCAGTTCTTTTAGCATTATGTTCTCCGCTGAATCCTACAGGAACTATGTTTACAAAAGAGCAGCTTTCCGAAATCTGCGAGCTGGTTCTTGAAGAAAATAAAAAAAGAGGGGAAAACGAAAAGCCTTTATATCTGATGTATGATCAGATCTATTCCAATCTTACTTTTGGGGCAGATCACGTAGATCCGGTTTCTCTTTTCCCTGAACTGAAAGAATATACCATTTACATCGACGGGATCTCCAAATGTCTTGCTGCTACAGGTGTACGTGTAGGTTGGGGATTTGGTCCTTCTCATATTCTGGATAAAATGAAGGCGCTTCTGACGCACGTTGGAGCATGGGCTCCGAAACCGGAACAGGAAGCAACAGCGAAATTCTTTGAAAACCCTGAAAATGTAAATGTTTTCGTAGAAGATTTCAAAGGAAAATTAGAGGAAAGTTTAAAGGTACTTCACGGAGGAATCCAGGATTTAAAAGGAAAAGGATTAGCTGTAGACAGCATTGAACCGATGGGAGCGCTTTATCTTACCATCAGATTAGACTATATCGGAAAAACAAAGCCGGATGGATCAGTCATTAATGATTCTTCTGATCTGGTTTTCTATTTAATTAATGATGCAGGCGTAGCATTGGTTCCGTTCTCAGCTTTCGGAGAAGCAAAATCTGAACCTTGGTTCCGTGCTTCTGTAGGAGGTTTGGCTGTGGATGAGATCAAGGTCATGCTTCCAAAACTGGAAAATGCTTTAAATGCATTAAAATAA
- a CDS encoding four helix bundle protein yields the protein MSESIVGKKSFEFAVNIVRFYKRIITDKKEFTLSKQMLRSGTSIGANIREALNAQSRMDFIHKLSISQKECDETLYWLELLYATDYISEEEFENLRNQASELLKIIRSIIITTKNKNS from the coding sequence ATGAGTGAAAGTATTGTTGGAAAGAAGAGTTTTGAATTTGCAGTTAACATTGTTCGTTTTTATAAAAGAATAATTACTGATAAAAAAGAATTCACACTTTCCAAACAGATGCTTCGTTCAGGAACTTCTATTGGTGCAAATATTAGGGAGGCCCTCAATGCACAAAGCAGAATGGATTTCATTCATAAACTGTCCATTTCGCAAAAAGAATGTGATGAAACACTGTATTGGCTGGAGCTCCTATATGCTACAGATTATATTTCTGAAGAAGAATTTGAAAATTTAAGAAATCAGGCGTCTGAACTCTTAAAAATTATAAGAAGTATAATTATAACTACCAAGAATAAAAACTCATAA